In Phycisphaerae bacterium RAS1, the genomic window GAGTCCTGACCGCTTTTACGTTGAATCGAGGAAACACCGGCTATAGGCTTAAGAGATCGGCCGCGTTCTGAGTTCCGCGAATCGGGGTTGGCGCGATGAATGCGCAACGAGTCATCTCCGTTGTTCTGGCCGACGATCACGCGATGGTTCGCGACGCGCTGGCGGCGTGGTTCGCGGGTCAGCCCGATATCAAGATCGTGGCGACGGCCGAGACGACCAACGAAGCCGTCGCGGCCGCCGTGATGCACTCGCCCGACGTCGCGCTGCTGGACATCGACATGCCCGGGATCCTGGCGTTTGACGCCGCCCGCGAAATCCGCCGCCGCTCTCCGAACACGCGCATCCTGTTCGTCAGTGGTTTCCTGAGCGATCGTTACATCGAGCAGGCGCTGGCCGCCGGCGCCGGCGGGTACCTGACCAAGGGCGAGTCGCCGGAAAAAATCGCGGAGGCGATTCGCGCGATGGCCGCGGGCGCGGCGAGTTTTTCGGCGGATGTTCAGGAGCGAATCGTGATCGGGCCGGACGGGCCGCACGCCGCCGGCGGCCGCACGCGCGCCGCCACGCTCTCGCCGCGCGAGTTGTCGGTGCTGCGCTACGTGGCGCAGGGGATGCCGAAGAAGGAAATCGCGGTCCTGATGAACATCGGCATGAAGACGGTCGAGAAGCACGTCGAGAACATCATGCGCAAGCTGGACATTCACGACCGGGTCGAGCTGGCGCGCTTCGCCATCCGCGAGGGCATGGCTGAGGCCTGATCGACGTCCGGGGCGCCTGAGCCTGTGCATTTGGGTGGGACGGGCGTCTCGCCCGTCCCCGCGTTACCCATTCCACCCGAAGAAGATCACAGAGTCTCCCGCCCGTCGCGCTGGACGGGCGAGACGCCCGTCCCACCCATCACGCACCCTTCTTGAATGGTCACGCTATCGCGGTGGGCGAATCGCCTCGAAACTCTGCACGGCCGCGCGGGGAGCCAGAAAAACCTCCACTCGCCGATTCGGCCCGCGCTCCTTCCCGACTGGCCGCAGTTCGCCATATCCCATCACGCCCACGCGCGCCGCCGGCACCCCCGCCTTCACCAGCGCGTCCTTGACCGCGATGGCGCGGTGCACGCTCAGGTGCCAGTTGGACGGATGCTTCGCGAGCGACTCGGGTTTCGTGATGGCGCTGTCATCGGTGTGACCGACGACCACGATGTCGAATTCGTCGGCCGGCGCCGCCGCGCAGACTCCCGCCAATTCCGCCAGCAGCGCCAGCGCCTCGGCCTGAACCACGTCGCTTCCCGGATCAAACAGCCGGTCGCTGCCGACGCTCACGCCGCCCCGCGGGCGGTCATACCACAGCCGTCCGGCGTGCCTGCCCGCCAGCGTCTGGAGGGCCTCGTCAGTCGCGGTCGGCAGGGGGGAAGCGCCGATCGCGGGCCGGGCCATCTCGCCGGCGCCGCGCTTTTCGATCAACGCCGCCAACTGGTCGCGGGCCTGGGTCAGCGCGGCAATGCGGTCCTTGTAGGACTGGACTTCGGCGCGGCCGGCTTCCCATTCGCGCGTTCGCGCGTCGATTTGATTCCGGAGGTCCGCCGTGCGGGCGCGCTCCTGGGCGAGGTCGCCTTGGCAGGTGCGCGCCTCGGACTCGGCCTTGGCCGCGCGGAACTCGACGTCCTTCTGAGTCTTGGCGTCACAGCCGAAGAGCCCGAACACCGCCACGCCGACCATCAGATTGCCGAACGAGTCGCGCCTGAATGATCGCATGAAACACCCGTCGAGCCCGCGCGGGCGGGCTGGATAGCTTGAGAAATTTGGGTGGGACGGGCGTCTCGCCCGTCACCGCCGTCGCAAGAACGGGCAAGATGCCCGTTCCACCCCAAGAACAGCGCGCCGGCGGGCCGGAAGCCCGCACTCCCCACGGCAACGGCGCGATCTACGCGCGCCTCGGCCCGGCTGCCTTGCCGACGAAGAAACCCGCCGCCAGCGAAATGCCGACGACTCCGACCGCGGCGCCCAGGAAGATCAGGAAGTTGTTGCTGAGATACTCCGCGTAGTCCGGCAGGAACCCCTGGAGCGCGCCGGCCACGACCGTCGCGCCCATCCCAAGCATGATGAGGGCGCCGACCAGCAGGCCGCCAAGCAACCCTTCCATTGGGTCGCCTGCGGCAACCGCGATGACCACCGGCGCCTCGACGGGCGCGGCCAGCTCGGCCTCGTCCGGCTCCTCGGCCTTGGGAGGCGCCTTGGTCTTCGGGGGCGGCGGGGTCTTCTTCGCGGGGGCGGCCGGGGCCGCGTCGTCCTCGCCCGGGTAGATCTCGTCCAGAAGCTCCGCGCCGAGTGACGTATCATCCGCCTCGCGCGTCAGGTCGAGCAGGCCCGAGCCGCTGCCCGTGCCTTCGAGTGAAACCTGGTCGTCGGCGGTGCGGCCGGTCGTAATGTGCGTCTTGGCCATCGGGTCGTCGACTTCGACCTCATCTTCCTCGAAGACGCCGATGCCGCTGGTCGTGATGACGGTGTCGTCCTTTTTCTTTTCCGGCTCTTCTTCGATCGGTTCCAGTCCGATCAGGCTGGTGCCGCCGCCGCTATCTGCCAGCGACGGGAGCGAATCCTCCAGGCCGCCGCCGAGGTGCGAATCGCTCGCCTCCAGGACAATTTCGCCCGTGTCGCCGGACTTGCCGCCCTTGCCCGAGAGGCGATCGACATCTTCGGCCTTGAAGAACACTTTGCCCGCGTCGCGAAACTCGCGGAGCGTTCCGTCGCGAACCATGCCGCGGACCTGGTCCTGGCTCTTGCCCAGGGCCTGGCACACTTCCTCGAGCGAATAGAACGGTTTAGCCATACGGCTGGCTCCTGACGACGCGCTACGGCTTGTCTTTATTGTCCTTGCGTTCTGTCACGGGACTGTCACCGCCTTCAGGCGTGGCGCCGCGGTCGCCGGCCCTGGCTCGCTGCTGTGCGACCAGTTGCTGCACCTCGCGAAAGTCGGGCGAGGCGCTGTTGAAATCCTGCAAATAACGATCATAGGTCCACGCCCGGGCGGCGGCGAGGCGGAGTTTACGCGACCCCCCCACGTTGTCCAGTTCATAAATCCAGATCGTCCCCTGGTCGACGTCGAGCATGAACAGGCCGAACCGATCGGGCGCGAGCTGCCCCGCGAAGGCGAACACACCGCGGGCGCCGGCCAGGCTCGGATTCTGTGCGAACGCCGCCGGCAGCGGATCGCCGGCCGGCCTCAGCCACAGCCCCGCGGCGATGACGGAAAGGAGAACGACGACCACCCACTGAAACGCGGGCGTCCGCGGGCGTGCGTGGGTCTGTGTTTCGGATGGCGGCTGAGTACTCATTCGCCCTTCGCCCTGTGCCCCGCGTATCAGCATCGTACCGTCCCGCCTGGCCGCGGGCAATGAACGAACACTTCACCGGGGTGTGTTCATTCTTCCGGGCGGGCGGCTTTTCTTTCCGAACCCGCCGCGCCAAGCGGCGGGTTGAGGTGCGCGCGGCGCTCGCTGCTAATCTACGACGCGCCGCCGCGAACGCGCTCGGACGTCACCCCGCCGCTTGGCGCGGCGGGTTCGGACAAGCCGGAGCGGGCTTGCCCGGATGTCTGGGCACACTTCTTCGCCGAGTACTCCGACCAGCCGGGGCGGAATATGATCCCGGGATGGCCGGACCAGGAGTCGCGATGCGTGTCTACCGACTGAACCGCTTTGGGCTCGAACACCTGCAGATCGAGGAGGCGTCCGCGCCGCGGCCGGGCCGGGGCGAGGTGCTCGTTCAGGTGCAGGCGCTCAGCCTCAACTTCCGCGATTTGATGGTCGTGAATGGGCTGTACAACCCCAGGCTGGCGCTGCCGGCCACGCCGGTCAGCGACGGCGCCGGACTCGTCGCCGCGGTCGGGGAGGGCGTGACCCGCTGGAAGGTCGGCGATCGCGTCGTTTCGCATTTCGTCGCGAGCTGGATCGACGGCGTGTTCTCCGCCGATTACCCGAAAAGCAGTCTCGGCACGCCTGGGCCGGGACTGGCGGCCGAATATGCGGCGCTGCCGGCCGAGGCGCTCGTCGCGATTCCGACCGGGCTCGACTTCGGACAGGCCGCGACCCTGCCGATCGCCGCCCTGACCGCCTGGAGCGTACTCGTCAGCGAGGGCCGGCTCGATCCGCGCAAGCCGGCGGCCAATGCAGGCAAGACCGTGTTGACGCTCGGAACGGGCGGCGTCTCGATCTTTGCTCTGCAACTCGCCAAGGCCCTGGGCGCGCGGGTCGTCATCACCAGCAGCCGCGACGAGAAGCTCAGGCGCGCCGCCGCCATGGGAGCCGACCTCTGCGTCAACTACCGTACGACGCCTGACTGGGACAAAACGGTGGTCGAGTTCACTCGCGGCGGGGCGGACATCACGGTTGAGACCGGCGGCGCCGGCACGCTGGATGCGTCGATGCGCGCGACGCGCGCCGGCGGACTGGTGGGCGTGCTGGGCGCGTTGACCGGGCTGAAGGCGGAAGTCTCAACCGCCCTGATCCTGATGAAGCGCCTGCACCTGGCGGGCATCTACGTCGATTGCCGCCGGGCGTTCGAGGAAATGAACGCTTTCATCCAGAGCGTGAAGCTGCTTCCGGTGATTGACCGCACGTACAGCTTCGCGGAGTTGCCGGCGGCGCTGGGGGCGATGCAGCGTGGCGAGCATTTCGGAAAACTGGTCGTCAACGTCGTCGGCTAGTGTCGTTGGTCACGCTGTTCGCTTCAGTGGGTGGGACGGGCGTCTCGCCCGTCGCGCGGGACGGGCGAGACGCCCATCCCACCCACGAAGAGCCGACAGAACCCGCCACGGAAGTGGCGGGTAGACTCGCCCCGCACTCCCGTGCGGGGTTCTGATCGGTCGTGTCACGAAGAGGTTCATACGCATGGCCGGACTGCATTTTCATATTCTGGATGTCTTCGCCGAACGCCGCTTCAGTGGGAATCAGCTTGCCGTTTTCCGCCGCGCCGGCGGACTCTCGAGCGAGCAGATGCAGTCCCTCGCGCGGGAGATGCACTTTTCCGAATCGACCTTCATCCTGTCGGACGAACCGCAGGGCGGGGGCTTCGACGTGCGCATCTTCACGCCGGGCGCGGAAGTGCCTTTCGCGGGCCACCCGACGCTTGGGACGGCCTACGTCATTCGCCAGGCGCTGTTGGGCGGCGCCGCGGCAAGCGTCACGCTGAACCTCAAGGTCGGCGCGATTCCGGTCACGTTCGACGACGCCGGCGCGCCAGGCGGCATCGCCTGGATGCGACAGCAGCCGCCGGAATTCGGCGAGCCGTTTGACGCCGCGCGGATCGCAGAAGTACTCGGCGTCGATCAGGACGACATTGATGTCTCCTACCCCATCCAGGCGGTGTCGACCGGATTGCCGCACGTCATCGTCCCCATGTGCAACCTCGCTTCGCTTCGCAAAATTCGGATTCACGCGGCCGGCTATGAGGGCCTTTGTCAGACGCCCGCCGGACGCTCGATCCTGGCATTCTGCCCCGAGGGCTACGACGAGCGGCACCAGGTCAGCGTGCGCGTCTTCTGCGAATACTTCGGCGTTCCCGAGGACCCGGCCACCGGCAGCGGCAACGGGTGTCTGGCCGCCTACCTGCTGCGGTACCGCGTGCTCGGCGGCGACGCGCTCGACATCCGCGCCGCGCAGGGATACGAGATCCGCCGACCGTCGCTGCTGTACCTGCGCGCGTCACATCGCGGCGAGGCGATCGATGTGAGCGTCGGCGGCGGCGTCATTCCGGTGGCGGAGGGGGACTTCGCCGAATGACCCCGCCGCTGCGGCCTTCGCTGGGGCGCTGTCGGGTGTGTGAGAGTTTCTTGGGCGGAGCGGCGATCGGAGCCCCCAGCGCAAGCGCGTGGGTTTTCTCAGGATTGGGCGACAAGCGTTCAAACACCCGCGCGCTCGCGCTTGGGGCTCGGTTTCCGATGGGCCTCTTCCAAAACGGTCACGCACCCGGCGCTGACGGGGCGTGCATTTCGCAATCCGGACGGCTTTGGGCCGTTGTATCATCAGGGGACGTGACGGAGTCATGTCCTGCGGAGCAGTGGCCATGAGCGATTCGCCGTTCTTCACGTCGCGACGCGAGTTCCTGGTGGGCGGTCTCACGTTTCTGTCGGCGTCGGCGACCTTGCCGCTGTTTCTGGGAAACACGGCCCGCGTCCTCGCGGGTCCGGAAACCCAGCGTGCGAAGAAGAGAGCGGATGAGCGGATTCTGGTCGTCGTCCAACTCGCCGGCGGCAATGACGGTCTGAATACCGTCGTGCCCTACAGCATGGACCCGTACTATCAGGCGCGGCGCACGCTGGCGATCCCCAAAAAGGACGTCCTGCAGCTCGAAAAGGGCGTCGGCCTGCACCCGGCCGCAACCGGTCTCAAGCAGCTTTTTGACGACGGAAGAATGGCGATCATCCAGGGCGTCGGCTACCCCAACCCCAACCGCAGCCATTTCACCAGCATGGATATCTGGCATACGGCCGACCCGCTGCAACGCAAGCAGAGCGGCTGGCTGGGGCGGTATTTCGACTCGTGCTGCAAGGGCAGCGACCCGGCCCCTGAGCCGATCGACGCCATCGCGCTGATGCAGGAATCGCCCCTGGCCCTGCAAGGCGAGAATTTCGCGCCGCTGGCGTTCGAAAACGCCGACACGCTCGCGTGGCGCAACCCGAAGAACGACGCGGCCGCGATGGAAGCCTTCCGCAAGCTGAACAACATCGAAGGCGACATTCCGGCTTCTGGCAACAAGCTGGAACAGTTCCTGCAACGCGCTGCGCTCAAGGCGCAGGTCGGCGCAGACGAGATTCGCACCGCCCTCGGCACGCAGCTCAAGGGGAAGCGATTCGGCCGTCGCGGCGGCCCCGGCGAGCTGGCCCGGCAGCTTGAGATGGTCGCACGAATGATCAAGGCCGATCTGCCGACGCGCATCTACTACGTCTCGATGGGGGGCTTCGACACGCACAGCGGCCAGCTCGGCCGGCATCAGCAACTCGTGCGGCAATTCGGCGACGCGATGCAAGACTTCGTTGAGTCACTGGAGGACGACGGCCTGCTCGATCGCGTGCTCATCATGTCCTTTTCCGAGTTCGGCCGCCGCGTGCAGGAAAACGCCAGCGGCGGAACCGACCACGGCGAGGCGGCCCCGATGTTCCTGTTCGGCAAGTCGCTCAAGCCGGGGCTGCATCTGGACCACCCGGATCTTGCCAATCTGCATCGCGGGGATTTGCCTTTCGGCTGCGATTTCCGCCGCGTCTATGCCAGCCTGCTGCGATTCTGGCTGCAGGTGGACCCGGTGAAAATCCTGGGCGGCGGGGTTCAGCCGTTGCCGCTGCTCAAGGCGACCGGGTGAGCGTCGGACCGTCGCGCAGGAACTGGGGAGCGTGGGCGTCTGAGCCTGTGCACTGGTTCGGGTGGAACGGTCGAGACGCAGCATCTTGCCCGCGGTCCTGAGACCGCGGGGACGGGCGAGACGCCCGTCCCACCCGAAAGTTTACAGGCCCAGATGCTCGTCCCACCCCAGAGTCGGTCGCTTGACCGGCCGGGCCGGTGGGCCAGAATCCCAACGTGACATCCGAACTGCGCGACATCGTGGTCGTCTTCGGCGCCGCGCTGCTGGGCGGATGGCTGCTGCGCCTCGCAAGAGCTCCGGCAATTATTGGCTTCCTCTGCGCCGGCATCGCCATCGGCCCCTCCGGGCTGGACTGGATCGACGCCCCGCGCGTGCATTTCTTCGCAGAAATCGGCCTGGCGCTGCTGCTGTTCAGCGTCGGACTGGAACTGTCGCCTGAGCCTTTAGCTCGCAGCGGCGTGCGGTTGGTGCTGACCGCCGCGTTGCAGATGTCGGCGATCTGTCTGGTGGTCGCGCTGATCGCCATGCTCGCCTTCGGCATCGGCGCCGTGCCGGCGATTGTGATCGGCGTCGCGGTCAGTCTGAGCAGCACCGCCATCGTCCTGAAGCAGCTCAGCGACCGCGGCGAGACCGACACGCCGACGGGCGTGCTCACGACCGGCATTCTGATCGTGCAGGACGTCGCCGTGATCGTGCTGCTGGCTTTCCTGCCGGTGGCCGCCGGGGCGGCAGGAGGCGGCGTCGGCGATGCGCTGCGACAGACGCTCCTGTCGCTGGGCGGCCTGGTGCTGGCGGTGGCGGGCGCCAAGCTGTTGCTGCCGCTGGTCGCGCGGCAGGTTCTGCAGCGCGGCGGCACGGAGCTGATGACGCTGCTCTCGCTCGTGACGGCCTGTGTGGGCGCCTGGCTGGCCGACCTGGCGGGCTGGTCGTGGGCGCTGGGCTCGTGCATCGCCGGCCTGCTGCTCGCCCAGACTGAGCTGCGCTACCAGCTTCGCGCGGAAATCACCCCCTTTCGCGATTCGCTCAACGCCCTCTTTTTTGCGTCGATCGGAATGCTCGTCAACGTGCAGTCGGCCTATCAGCAGGCGCTGCCGCTGGCACTCGCGATCGTCGGCACGCTTATCGGAAAGGCGCTGCTGACTTCACTGGCGGCCGGATCGGCCGGCTGGCCGGTGCGGCTCGCTCTGACCGCCGGGCTGGGACTGGCGACGATCAGCGAGTTCAGTTACGTGCTGGCCGACGAAGCGGCGTCGGTCGGCCTGCTGTCGCGAGAGACGCTCTCGTTCATCGTCGCCTGGACGGTCGGCACGATGCTGCTGGGCGCCATGCTCGTGCCGGCGGCTCGTCCACTGGCCGATCGGCTCGCGGCCATCGTCCAGCGCGACCGCCGCCGGACGCCGCCCGCCCCGACGGAGGCCGAATCCCCGGGGGCGGCGCGCGTCGTGATCGTGGGCTACGGCGTGAACGGCCGGAACCTGGCCCGCACGCTACGGGCCACGCGAATTCCCTTCGTCGTGATTGAGCTGAATCGCCGCACTGCGCAGCAGGCCCGCGGCGACGGGGCGGCGGTCGTGCTGGGCGACGCGACGCGCCTGGTGATTCTGGAGGAAGCCGGCGTCCAGTCGGCCCGAGCCGTGGTGGTGGTGATCGCCGACGTTGAGGCCACGCGCCGCGTCGTCGCCCGCGTGCGAACTATTCGGCCGGATGTGTTCCTGCTGGCGCGGACGCGCTACGTTGCCGAGCTGGACGCGCTGCGAAGGCTGGGCGCGGACCTGGTGATCCCCGAAGAATTCGAGACCTCGATTGAGATTTTCTCGCACGTGCTCAAGGAGCTCGGCATTCCCGACAACGTCATCGAGCAGCAGATTGCCCTCGTTCGGGCGGGCGGGTACGGCATGTTGCGCGGCCGGGCGGCGGATCGGGGCATCACGGCGGAGTGGGTCCGCGCCATGGAGGCGACCGTCACGCAGACGCACCTGCTTCTGGACGCAAGCCCGGCTCGCGGGAAGACGCTGCGCGAATTAGACCTGCGCGCCCAGACGGGGGTCACCATCGCGGCCATCACGCGCCGTGGGACGCCGATTCCGAATCCATCGCCGGACCTTCCGCTGGAAGCGGGCGATGTATTGGTGCTCGTCGGGGCGCACGGCCAGTTGCTGGCCGCGCGGGCCGAGCTTGACCCACCGGCGTCGCCGGGGGTTTCTGATCTCTAGACGACGGCTCGCAATTCCGCGCCATCGTCGCAGCGCGATGCGCACGCGAGCGCACGTTGCGCGGGCGCTCGCTTGCGCTTCGCGTTCTGAAATGCGGCGCCAACGCGCGGCTGCCGGATCAGTGCGCCGTTGGCCGCCGCGGCCGGCAGATTCTCGGCGGTCGCGCCGTCGTTGAGTGCGGCGGTGATCAACTCGAAGCACGCGCGCCAGCCGCCTGAATGCGCGTCGGCGGGCCGACCGCGCTTGCAGGCGCCGCACAGTCTATTAATATAAAGACATTCGTTTATCACTCAGGAGCTCATGCCGTGACCACCGCACGCGCGATTCGAACCACCGCCGCCCTCCTGCCGCCGGGCATCGTACTCATCCTCGCCATGAGTTTTGGCGGCTGCCCGAGCAGCAACGGCAATTCCAACACCAACACGAACACCAACGATAACTCCGCCGACAACGCCAACGACAACACGAACGGTGGCAACACCAACACCAACACCAACACCAACACGAACACGAACACGAACACGAACACGAACACGAACACCAATGACAACAACGCCGGTACGAGCAAAACGATCGCCGAGCAGTGCGCCGCGTGCCACTCCGGCCTGGCGGAGCGCTACTCCGCCGGCACGCACAAGTCGATCGCCGATCAGTGCCTGGTCTGCCACCAAAACGGACGCGAGCACATGGAGTCGCCCATCGACGTGCCAGCCGCCCTGCATTTCACGCTTGGCCTCTGCGCCGACTGTCACGCCTCGCAGCACGACAGCTATCTGACAAGCGATGCCACCAAGGCCGGCCATTTCGGCGGCTCGGACCCGACCTCCAAGTACGAGGAATTCCCGCACTACCAGTACCTGATGGGCGGCCACGGGTTCACCAAGGAGTACAACGAGGAGCGCAGCCACGCTTACATGCTCAAGGACCACATCGACACGCAGCGCCGCCAGACCACCACTTGCCTGCAATGCAAGAGCACGGCCGTCGCCTACTACTGGAATCAGACGCAGCGCGGCGAGCCGAAGTTCAGTAAGGAGCTCGTGTGGGCCGACGTGGTCGAGGAACTGCGCACCGAGCAGCCCGACGCGATCGACTACGGCGCCGGCTGCACCCACTGCCATGATCCGCACACCGGCGATTTCCGGTTGATCCGCCGCGGGCTGATCGAGGCGATCGTCGAACGCGGCACCGACCCCTACTCAAACATCCACAACGTCATTCCCGAGAACGAAGAAGCGCTGCAGGCCCTGATGAACGAGCGCGACGACGACGGGAAACGCACCGACGCCGCCTTGCGCCTGGCCGGAACCCTCACTTGCGCCCAGTGCCACATCGAGTACGTCTGCGGCCAGGGCGCCGACCGCAACACCACCGGCGAAATCCGCGATCACGTCCCCTGGCGGCAGCTCGACGACATCGAGGCCCATTACTCTGACCTCTTCGGAAACATGCAGGACTGGACCCACAGCATCACTGGAAAAACCGGCGTCAAAGCCCAGCACCCGGAGGCCGAGAGCTACTGGGGCGGTGCGCATCACCGGCTCGGGCTGAGTTGCGCCGATTGCCACATGCCGCAAGGCAGCGACGGGTATTCCAGCCACCGGCTGACCAGCCCGCTCAAGAGCGGCATGGACGCCTGCGCCCAGTGTCATGAAAACGCCGAAGCCGAGCTGTTCGAGGCGCAGGACGAGATTTACGCCACCGCGCGTCGCATCGAGGACCTGCTCAACGAGGTGCTACAGAAGATCGAGGCGGCGAACACTTCCGGCGCCGTCCCGGCTGACGATCTCGATGAGGCCAAGACGCTCTTCATGCGAGCGCTGACCTGGTGGGAGTGGACCGTCGTCAGCGAGAACTCGATGGGCGCCCACAACTCAGACAAGACCCGCGCGCAACTTCAGACCGCCGAAGATTTCGCAAACCAGGCGGACGCGCTGCTGCCGTGATGGCCCCCAGTGGAGCGGGCCGCTGTGTCCGCTCCAGGGCGTTACAAAGCCCTGCGACGGCGCGGCGCCCTCAGGACCGGCTTTAGCGGGCCGCGCCGGCCGTTGTGGCCAGCGACGCTGGTGTGTCCTTCCGCTTCCGTCGCCGCCGCTTGACCACGCCGATTCGCACCACTGTCGTCGGCTCGCGCGGCGGCAGGTCGCGCAGCAGT contains:
- a CDS encoding Helix-turn-helix domain protein, whose translation is MAKPFYSLEEVCQALGKSQDQVRGMVRDGTLREFRDAGKVFFKAEDVDRLSGKGGKSGDTGEIVLEASDSHLGGGLEDSLPSLADSGGGTSLIGLEPIEEEPEKKKDDTVITTSGIGVFEEDEVEVDDPMAKTHITTGRTADDQVSLEGTGSGSGLLDLTREADDTSLGAELLDEIYPGEDDAAPAAPAKKTPPPPKTKAPPKAEEPDEAELAAPVEAPVVIAVAAGDPMEGLLGGLLVGALIMLGMGATVVAGALQGFLPDYAEYLSNNFLIFLGAAVGVVGISLAAGFFVGKAAGPRRA
- the kefC gene encoding Glutathione-regulated potassium-efflux system protein KefC, coding for MGQNPNVTSELRDIVVVFGAALLGGWLLRLARAPAIIGFLCAGIAIGPSGLDWIDAPRVHFFAEIGLALLLFSVGLELSPEPLARSGVRLVLTAALQMSAICLVVALIAMLAFGIGAVPAIVIGVAVSLSSTAIVLKQLSDRGETDTPTGVLTTGILIVQDVAVIVLLAFLPVAAGAAGGGVGDALRQTLLSLGGLVLAVAGAKLLLPLVARQVLQRGGTELMTLLSLVTACVGAWLADLAGWSWALGSCIAGLLLAQTELRYQLRAEITPFRDSLNALFFASIGMLVNVQSAYQQALPLALAIVGTLIGKALLTSLAAGSAGWPVRLALTAGLGLATISEFSYVLADEAASVGLLSRETLSFIVAWTVGTMLLGAMLVPAARPLADRLAAIVQRDRRRTPPAPTEAESPGAARVVIVGYGVNGRNLARTLRATRIPFVVIELNRRTAQQARGDGAAVVLGDATRLVILEEAGVQSARAVVVVIADVEATRRVVARVRTIRPDVFLLARTRYVAELDALRRLGADLVIPEEFETSIEIFSHVLKELGIPDNVIEQQIALVRAGGYGMLRGRAADRGITAEWVRAMEATVTQTHLLLDASPARGKTLRELDLRAQTGVTIAAITRRGTPIPNPSPDLPLEAGDVLVLVGAHGQLLAARAELDPPASPGVSDL
- the oprF_2 gene encoding Outer membrane porin F precursor, which translates into the protein MRSFRRDSFGNLMVGVAVFGLFGCDAKTQKDVEFRAAKAESEARTCQGDLAQERARTADLRNQIDARTREWEAGRAEVQSYKDRIAALTQARDQLAALIEKRGAGEMARPAIGASPLPTATDEALQTLAGRHAGRLWYDRPRGGVSVGSDRLFDPGSDVVQAEALALLAELAGVCAAAPADEFDIVVVGHTDDSAITKPESLAKHPSNWHLSVHRAIAVKDALVKAGVPAARVGVMGYGELRPVGKERGPNRRVEVFLAPRAAVQSFEAIRPPR
- the adhT gene encoding alcohol dehydrogenase, with amino-acid sequence MRVYRLNRFGLEHLQIEEASAPRPGRGEVLVQVQALSLNFRDLMVVNGLYNPRLALPATPVSDGAGLVAAVGEGVTRWKVGDRVVSHFVASWIDGVFSADYPKSSLGTPGPGLAAEYAALPAEALVAIPTGLDFGQAATLPIAALTAWSVLVSEGRLDPRKPAANAGKTVLTLGTGGVSIFALQLAKALGARVVITSSRDEKLRRAAAMGADLCVNYRTTPDWDKTVVEFTRGGADITVETGGAGTLDASMRATRAGGLVGVLGALTGLKAEVSTALILMKRLHLAGIYVDCRRAFEEMNAFIQSVKLLPVIDRTYSFAELPAALGAMQRGEHFGKLVVNVVG
- the phzF gene encoding Trans-2,3-dihydro-3-hydroxyanthranilate isomerase, encoding MAGLHFHILDVFAERRFSGNQLAVFRRAGGLSSEQMQSLAREMHFSESTFILSDEPQGGGFDVRIFTPGAEVPFAGHPTLGTAYVIRQALLGGAAASVTLNLKVGAIPVTFDDAGAPGGIAWMRQQPPEFGEPFDAARIAEVLGVDQDDIDVSYPIQAVSTGLPHVIVPMCNLASLRKIRIHAAGYEGLCQTPAGRSILAFCPEGYDERHQVSVRVFCEYFGVPEDPATGSGNGCLAAYLLRYRVLGGDALDIRAAQGYEIRRPSLLYLRASHRGEAIDVSVGGGVIPVAEGDFAE
- the liaR gene encoding Transcriptional regulatory protein LiaR — its product is MNAQRVISVVLADDHAMVRDALAAWFAGQPDIKIVATAETTNEAVAAAVMHSPDVALLDIDMPGILAFDAAREIRRRSPNTRILFVSGFLSDRYIEQALAAGAGGYLTKGESPEKIAEAIRAMAAGAASFSADVQERIVIGPDGPHAAGGRTRAATLSPRELSVLRYVAQGMPKKEIAVLMNIGMKTVEKHVENIMRKLDIHDRVELARFAIREGMAEA
- the nrfA gene encoding Cytochrome c-552 precursor, translated to MTTARAIRTTAALLPPGIVLILAMSFGGCPSSNGNSNTNTNTNDNSADNANDNTNGGNTNTNTNTNTNTNTNTNTNTNTNDNNAGTSKTIAEQCAACHSGLAERYSAGTHKSIADQCLVCHQNGREHMESPIDVPAALHFTLGLCADCHASQHDSYLTSDATKAGHFGGSDPTSKYEEFPHYQYLMGGHGFTKEYNEERSHAYMLKDHIDTQRRQTTTCLQCKSTAVAYYWNQTQRGEPKFSKELVWADVVEELRTEQPDAIDYGAGCTHCHDPHTGDFRLIRRGLIEAIVERGTDPYSNIHNVIPENEEALQALMNERDDDGKRTDAALRLAGTLTCAQCHIEYVCGQGADRNTTGEIRDHVPWRQLDDIEAHYSDLFGNMQDWTHSITGKTGVKAQHPEAESYWGGAHHRLGLSCADCHMPQGSDGYSSHRLTSPLKSGMDACAQCHENAEAELFEAQDEIYATARRIEDLLNEVLQKIEAANTSGAVPADDLDEAKTLFMRALTWWEWTVVSENSMGAHNSDKTRAQLQTAEDFANQADALLP